In Candidatus Contubernalis alkalaceticus, the genomic window CACCTATCTCACCTATCTTTCTAGTTACTTTTATCGTAAATACTTTTTAGTTAGATTTATAAAAAAAGGCACCTCCACATAATGTGTCCGTGCCATCTAGTAAATAACTTGACCCTTTTGAACTGTTTCAAACTTTACTTTGAACTGGTGTTTTCTCCCGTTCTTCTTAAGGTAATAACTACTTTTCTAAATGGTTCGTCTCCCTGGCTGTAGGTTGAAACGTATGAATTATTTTGAAGTGCGGTATGGATAATTCTTCTTTCCTGTGGAATCATTGGTTCCAGTACAATATTTCTTTTTCCTCTGGTAACTTTGTGTGCCAAATTCTCTGCCAGCATTCGTAGGGTTTTTTCCCTGCGCTGTCTATATTTTTCTATATCGATCATTACCCGGGTAAACTCATTAAATTGTCGATTCACCACTAAATTTGTCAGATACTGCATTGAATTTAGGGTCTGTCCTCTTTTTCCAATTAGTATACCCAAATTATCCCCTACTATTTCTAAGTATACTGTATTTTCATTTTGTTTTTCTATCTCAACCTTAACATTATCTAGTCCCATTTTTTTGGTTAATTCATATATAAAATCCCGGGCATATTCAGCGGGAAGTTTTTTCACACTAATTCTAACCTTTGCAGCGCGAGCTCCAATTAATCCGAAAAACCCCTGACTGGGTTCAGATAATATCTCGATTTCTGCATTTTCTCTTTTAATTCCCAATTGTTCCAAACCTAACTCAATTGCTTCTTCAATTGTCTTCCCGGTATTTTCAACTGTTTTCATTCTTTTTTAGCGCCCCTTTCAAAACGGGTTTATTAATTAACATGTGCTGCCCCACAGACAACAGGTTCTGCAGCACCCAGTACATTGCCAGTCCTGCCGGAAGGGAAATACTAAATGCAAAAAGCATAATGGGCATCATATATAACATTGCCTTTTGAGATTGGTCGGTAGTCATAAGCCTTTGTTGTAAAAACGTTGATACCCCTGCCAAAATAGGCAAAATAAATGTTGTATCTCTTTGTGTCATATCGAAAATAAGAAACATTTTATCGAATTCCATAATTCCCTTACTTAAAAATAAAGCCTCTGTATCCTGAAGCA contains:
- the jag gene encoding RNA-binding cell elongation regulator Jag/EloR, with the protein product MKTVENTGKTIEEAIELGLEQLGIKRENAEIEILSEPSQGFFGLIGARAAKVRISVKKLPAEYARDFIYELTKKMGLDNVKVEIEKQNENTVYLEIVGDNLGILIGKRGQTLNSMQYLTNLVVNRQFNEFTRVMIDIEKYRQRREKTLRMLAENLAHKVTRGKRNIVLEPMIPQERRIIHTALQNNSYVSTYSQGDEPFRKVVITLRRTGENTSSK
- a CDS encoding YidC/Oxa1 family membrane protein insertase; its protein translation is MIQSIVEILFEVLLYFYELTGNYGVAIIILTIIVKVITFPLTNKQLQSTKAIQEIQPEIKKLQEKYKNDKEKLNEETMKLWKENKINPLAGCLPLIVQFPVLIAMFRLLQDTEALFLSKGIMEFDKMFLIFDMTQRDTTFILPILAGVSTFLQQRLMTTDQSQKAMLYMMPIMLFAFSISLPAGLAMYWVLQNLLSVGQHMLINKPVLKGALKKNENS